The window ATCTGTAAATCATCCGTATAACATGAGCCTGATTATCCAAAATAAAAGACAAGCTAATTGGTAAAATAATATCAATCAAATTTCTCTTGGTAATCAGATTATAGGATTTATATAATTTTTTTATCTTTTATCTTTTTCTCCGATTCCGTGCTTTTTTGCGCCAAAGGCAGTTTTATATCGCCCTACTTTTTATTTTTCTGTAGTGTGGCGATATAAAACGTTCGGTTTCGTTTGATTTTTATTTCTTTATAAAAAATAATATAGTTGGAGGCAAAAATGTCATTAAAAATAGGTTTTATTTCTTTTCGTATATCAGGAACTGATGGCGTTTCTCTTGAGACAAAAAAATGGGCAGATGTTTTGGAGCGTATGGGAGCGGAGTGCTTCTATATGGCGGGACAGCTGGACACGCCAAAAGAGCGTTCTTTTGTCGCAGAAGAAGCACATTTTCAAACTCAGGATGCCAAGGCTCTTTATTACAGGTGTTTTTACCAATCAGTGCGAGATCCAGAAACGACGCGGATGATTCATGAGCGAAGAGCCGTCTTAAAAAAAAGACTTTACCAATTTGTAGAGAAGTTTGACCTTGATTTGCTTATTCCGCAGAATATTTTGGCGATTCCGCTCAATATTCCGTTAGCTCTGGCCTTTACAGAATTTGTGGCAGAGACTGGTTTTAAGGTCATTGCACATCACCATGACTTCTTCTGGGAAAGAAAGCGCTTTTTGCATAACTGCGTATGGGACTATCTCAACTCCGCATATCCGCCCCACCTTGCAAGTATACACCATGTAGTAATAAACAGCTCAGCCCAAAATCAGCTTGGGCTAAGAACAGGCATCTCTTCTACTCTTATCCCCAATGTTATGGAGTTTGAAAAGCCCCCTGAGCCTGTGGATGAGTATGCAAAAGATGTTCGTGAGGCATTGGGAGTAAGAGACGACGAGCTTTTTATACTCCAGCCAACCCGTGTTGTCCAGAGAAAGGGAATAGAACACGCCATAGAGTTTGTTGCACGGTTAGGCATGCCTGCCAAGCTTGTGATATCACACGCATCCGGCGACGAAGGGCACGAATACGAGCAGCGTGTCCGTGACTATGCAAAGCTACTTGGTGTGGATGCCATATTTGGCAGTGACATTATAGGAGAAACACGTGGCAGGACACCTGACGGCAGGAAAATATATTCTCTTAGCGATATATATCCCCATGCAAACCTTGTTACATACCCATCTATTTTTGAAGGCTTTGGCAACGCATTCCTTGAAGCAATCTACTTTAAAAAACCTATCCTTATTAACAATTATTCCATATACAGCCATGACATAAGACCCAAGGGCTTTAAGTGTCTAGAAATGGATGAGTTTATCTCAGGAGATACGATAGATACGGCAAGAGAACTACTTGCCAGACCAGACATCCAAGAAGAATGGGCAGAAACCAACTATAAACTTGCCAGGCAATTCTACTCTTATACCGTTCTTAGAACCAAACTTACAGCAATACTTGTAAGCCAGTTTGGCTATACAGACTTAAGCCTCTGCCAATAAAATCCACCAACTATCAAAAACCGAACGCAGGCTGCTACGCAGCCTGCGTTTTATACAGAACAAAAAGAAAAACACTATAAAACTCTAGCCATTATCAGGAACAAGCCACAAAACATCATAAGGCTCAACACCTATGGACAATTTATCAGTCCCCTCTGTAAACGGTAAAATCCTATCGCCTGATATAAGCTCCCTAAGCACTTTAAACTCGCTATCACCAAAAACAGACTTATCAAAAA is drawn from Spirochaetia bacterium 38H-sp and contains these coding sequences:
- a CDS encoding glycosyltransferase family 4 protein — translated: MSLKIGFISFRISGTDGVSLETKKWADVLERMGAECFYMAGQLDTPKERSFVAEEAHFQTQDAKALYYRCFYQSVRDPETTRMIHERRAVLKKRLYQFVEKFDLDLLIPQNILAIPLNIPLALAFTEFVAETGFKVIAHHHDFFWERKRFLHNCVWDYLNSAYPPHLASIHHVVINSSAQNQLGLRTGISSTLIPNVMEFEKPPEPVDEYAKDVREALGVRDDELFILQPTRVVQRKGIEHAIEFVARLGMPAKLVISHASGDEGHEYEQRVRDYAKLLGVDAIFGSDIIGETRGRTPDGRKIYSLSDIYPHANLVTYPSIFEGFGNAFLEAIYFKKPILINNYSIYSHDIRPKGFKCLEMDEFISGDTIDTARELLARPDIQEEWAETNYKLARQFYSYTVLRTKLTAILVSQFGYTDLSLCQ